GGATCATGACGGGCGGATCGGGCGGAGCTGCGATCTTTGTCGCAATCCAGATTGCGCGAGAGATCGAGAGTGCAGGACTTGCCAAGAGGATTGTGACGCTATTGCCCGACACCGGCAGGAATTATCTTTCGAAGATCTATTCCGACGAATGGATGAAGAAAAATAGTTTCATCTGATGGCAGCTGCGATTGGGAGAGGAGATAATTGAAGTTCGCTACAAAGGCAATACACATCGGGCAGGAGCCTGAGAAATCAACCGGTTCTGTCGTGGTGCCGATCTATCAGACATCAACCTATGCCCAGGACGGGGTCGACAAATCAAGGGGGTACGAATACTCCCGGACCGCCAATCCAACAAGGACCGCGCTTGAGACAAGCATGGCGGCACTGGAAGGCGGGAAGCACGGTTTGGCATTCGCCTCTGGCATGAGCGCGATCGACACCGCGGTTAGATTGCTGAGCAATGGCGACCATGTCGTGGTTTCGGACGACGTTTATGGCGGCACGCGGAGATTGTTCACAAACGTCATGGAGCGATTCGGGCTGGAGTTCACCTTCGTCGACACGAGCAACCTAAAGAAACTGGACAATGCGATGGCAAAGAACACAAAGATGCTCTGGATAGAAACTCCGACCAACCCTCTGCTCAAGATAACTGATCTTGCGGCTGCGACGAAGATCGCAAGACGCAGTGGCGTCCTGACCGTCGTCGACAACACCTTTATGAGCCCGTACTTCCAACAGCCGCTGCAGTTGGGAGCGAACATCGTCGTCCATAGCACGACGAAGTACCTGGGTGGACATAGCGATGTCGTTGGCGGTGCTGTCGTTGTCAACAATGAATCCATCTACCAAAAGCTCAAGTTCCTTCAGAACGCGGCTGGCGCAGTGCCCGGTCCGTTTGATTGCTGGCTGGTGCTGAGAGGCATACGGACGCTTGCAGCCAGAATGGAAAGGCATGAGCAGAATGCACACAAGATCGCAGAGTTTCTAGAGACCCACTCCCGGGTGGGGCGCGTGATCTATCCAGGCTTGGCATCCCATCCTCAGCACGCCTTGGCAAGGCGGCAGATGAGCGGCTTCGGAGGCATAATCTCTTTCGAGCCGATTGGAGGTATCAAGAGCGCAAGAAAGATTCTCAAGTCGACCAAGCTCTTCACTCTCGCAGAGAGCCTAGGAGGCGTGGAGTCGTTGATCTCTCTCCCATCAGCAATGACACATGCATCAGTTCCGCCCGAGGCTAGGAAGAAGATAGGAATCAAGGATGAATTGATCAGACTCTCTGTCGGCATCGAAGACGCGGATGACCTCATAGAGGACCTGGGCAAGTCGCTAGTTGGTGCTTGAGCTCCCTTGTGGCATCAACGGAAATCCAGGTGGAATCCGATGGAACGACACCATATTCAGCGCAGGACATGGCAGTCGAAACCCCTGAAGGGTATTCCTTATGCACATTGTCTTTGACATTTGGCAACAACGGGCCATCTATATATATAACGCTGTGATATTCACCGGCAGCACGGATACAGCGACAACTTGAGGTTGATGCCAGGGGGGAAGCTGAGGTGTTTCTGAGGATACTCACAAAATCCATCTCGAAGCGTAAAGGCAAGATAGCGATTGCCGTGATCGCGGTCATGATGGGGGCGTCGGTGACAACGGCGCTTCTGACAGTGTCACTCGACGTCAACGAGAAGATGAACTACGAGTTCCGGAAGTTCGGTGCGAACCTGCTCCTCCTTCCTCAGTCGGATACGATCAGTGTTGGGATTGGTCAGTTCGGGTTCGGAGCCGTGACCGAACAGAAATACATCAACCAGAGCGACCTGTACAAGATCAAAACCATCTATTGGGCGAAGAATGTCCTTGGGTACGCGCCCTTCCTATATCAGGCGGTGACGCTCGAAAATGGGAATGAAACCAGCGTCGCCATACTCACTGGAACCTGGTTCGAGAAGGACACGATCCTTGAGGACGGCACGGTCTTCAAGACCGGTGCTAAGAAGATCAATACCTGGTGGGAAGTGCAAGGCGACTGGGTGGCTGATGGCAACAATTCCCATGACGCCATGATCGGCGTCTCTGTAGCGGAGAGACTGGGACTCGGGCTGGGAGACGTTGTCAAGGCAGGATACAGCGAGAGACCGGAAGACATCGGGAACGCAACCTCCATCGATTTGAATGTGGTGGGAATCGTCAGCACGGGAGGTTCGGAGGACGACCAGGTGTTTGTGGGATTGGACGTCGCCCAGAACTTAACCGGCAAGACCGGCAAGGTCCACACCGTTCAGGTGAGCGCGCTGTGCACGAAGTGCCCCGTGGAAG
This portion of the Candidatus Thermoplasmatota archaeon genome encodes:
- a CDS encoding FtsX-like permease family protein — translated: MFLRILTKSISKRKGKIAIAVIAVMMGASVTTALLTVSLDVNEKMNYEFRKFGANLLLLPQSDTISVGIGQFGFGAVTEQKYINQSDLYKIKTIYWAKNVLGYAPFLYQAVTLENGNETSVAILTGTWFEKDTILEDGTVFKTGAKKINTWWEVQGDWVADGNNSHDAMIGVSVAERLGLGLGDVVKAGYSERPEDIGNATSIDLNVVGIVSTGGSEDDQVFVGLDVAQNLTGKTGKVHTVQVSALCTKCPVEEFAAEIEEKIPYVDAKTVKQLANAEMSLLSKIENMMLLVSSVALSASALGVATTMTASVVERRKEIGLMKAMGAENGRIASLFLAEAGIMGIVGGILGYTVGLVLAYFIGLSVFDSQVMPSLLVFPVALGTGVGVALLASLLPVRRATKVEPAVVLRGD
- a CDS encoding cystathionine gamma-synthase encodes the protein MKFATKAIHIGQEPEKSTGSVVVPIYQTSTYAQDGVDKSRGYEYSRTANPTRTALETSMAALEGGKHGLAFASGMSAIDTAVRLLSNGDHVVVSDDVYGGTRRLFTNVMERFGLEFTFVDTSNLKKLDNAMAKNTKMLWIETPTNPLLKITDLAAATKIARRSGVLTVVDNTFMSPYFQQPLQLGANIVVHSTTKYLGGHSDVVGGAVVVNNESIYQKLKFLQNAAGAVPGPFDCWLVLRGIRTLAARMERHEQNAHKIAEFLETHSRVGRVIYPGLASHPQHALARRQMSGFGGIISFEPIGGIKSARKILKSTKLFTLAESLGGVESLISLPSAMTHASVPPEARKKIGIKDELIRLSVGIEDADDLIEDLGKSLVGA